Proteins found in one Pontibacter sp. SGAir0037 genomic segment:
- a CDS encoding alpha-L-fucosidase: protein MKRKLCMAMFLVLAALKAASQQYAPEWESLDQRETPAWWKDAKFGIFIHWGPYAVPAYAPVDEVEGVYEKYAEHYENRLLQKNELFLKHHTRHFGENFTYQDFAPMFKAEHFNPDKWAELFRKSGAKYVVLTSKHHDGFCLWPSAQSPRWNSVAIGPHRDLAGELTEAVRKQGLRMGFYYSLLEWSHPLYTEATLDQWVDQHMLPQMKDLVTRYRPEVIFSDGEWDYTSDKLKSEAFLAWLYNESPVKETVVANDRWGSETRSKHGDYYTTEYNLVHNQEGIGAAAAHPWEESRGIGTSYGYNRFETTDHYYTSKQLVDLLIEKVSNGGNLLLNIGPKADGLIPVIMQERLLDIGEWLQVNGEAIYGTSAWEKRPHESNGQTIFYTLKGDDVYVICTKWPEKPFTIKGIGKGGRVRMLGTEVKVKAAYRNNTLTITPPAIHPGNMPCNYAWVFKVEHGR, encoded by the coding sequence ATGAAAAGAAAACTATGTATGGCTATGTTTTTAGTGCTAGCTGCTTTAAAAGCTGCATCTCAGCAGTATGCCCCTGAATGGGAGTCGCTGGATCAACGGGAAACTCCTGCTTGGTGGAAGGACGCTAAATTCGGCATTTTTATTCATTGGGGACCTTATGCGGTGCCGGCTTATGCTCCTGTTGATGAGGTGGAAGGGGTGTACGAAAAATATGCGGAACATTACGAAAACAGGTTACTGCAAAAAAACGAGCTGTTCCTGAAGCACCATACCAGGCATTTTGGCGAAAACTTTACGTACCAGGATTTCGCTCCGATGTTCAAGGCCGAACATTTCAACCCGGATAAATGGGCAGAACTCTTTCGAAAGTCAGGGGCGAAGTATGTAGTCCTGACTTCCAAACACCACGACGGCTTTTGCCTTTGGCCAAGTGCGCAAAGCCCTCGCTGGAATAGCGTAGCCATAGGCCCGCACCGCGACCTGGCGGGAGAGTTAACAGAAGCAGTAAGAAAGCAGGGACTGCGCATGGGCTTTTATTATTCTCTGCTGGAGTGGAGCCACCCGCTGTATACGGAGGCTACTTTAGACCAGTGGGTCGATCAGCACATGCTCCCCCAGATGAAAGACCTGGTAACACGTTACAGGCCAGAGGTAATTTTCTCAGATGGAGAATGGGACTATACCAGCGACAAACTGAAGAGCGAAGCTTTTCTGGCCTGGCTCTACAACGAATCTCCTGTTAAAGAAACAGTGGTGGCAAACGACAGGTGGGGAAGTGAGACCCGCAGCAAGCATGGCGATTACTATACCACCGAGTATAACCTGGTGCACAACCAGGAAGGAATAGGGGCAGCAGCAGCGCATCCCTGGGAAGAGAGCAGGGGCATTGGCACCTCCTATGGCTATAACCGTTTCGAAACTACCGACCACTATTATACTTCCAAGCAGCTGGTTGATCTGCTGATTGAAAAAGTAAGCAACGGAGGCAATCTGCTGCTGAACATCGGTCCTAAAGCCGACGGACTGATACCTGTTATTATGCAGGAGCGGCTGCTGGATATCGGGGAGTGGCTACAGGTAAACGGAGAAGCTATATACGGCACGTCTGCCTGGGAAAAGAGACCGCACGAAAGCAATGGGCAAACAATTTTTTATACCCTTAAAGGAGACGATGTATATGTTATCTGTACAAAATGGCCGGAAAAACCATTCACCATTAAAGGTATTGGCAAAGGAGGTCGTGTTCGTATGTTAGGCACTGAAGTAAAGGTGAAAGCTGCCTATAGAAACAACACGCTTACAATTACGCCACCGGCAATACATCCCGGCAACATGCCCTGCAACTATGCCTGGGTATTCAAGGTCGAGCATGGCAGGTAA
- a CDS encoding pseudouridine synthase gives MRRNRAIKITIIFLMVHRHFLLHKPYGYISQFVCDNKKKKLLGELYDFPEGTMAIGRLDEDSEGLLLLTTDGKMSEHVRSKKIEKEYYAQVDGQIHDEAIARLQQGVEIGVGSKRYTTVPCKAARLLTDPGFAERSRKIRDDRHGPTSWISLTVTEGKFRQVRKMTAAVGFPTLRLVRVRVGEYTLNNLPAGAVVEVNGF, from the coding sequence TTGCGGCGAAACAGAGCAATTAAAATTACGATTATTTTCCTGATGGTGCATAGGCATTTTCTCCTGCATAAACCCTATGGGTATATCAGCCAGTTTGTTTGCGATAATAAAAAGAAAAAACTTTTAGGAGAGCTGTATGACTTCCCGGAAGGCACCATGGCTATTGGCCGCCTCGACGAAGACAGCGAGGGCCTGTTGCTGCTGACCACTGACGGGAAAATGAGCGAGCACGTCCGCAGCAAAAAAATTGAAAAAGAGTATTATGCCCAGGTGGATGGCCAGATACACGATGAAGCGATTGCCCGGTTGCAGCAGGGTGTGGAAATAGGCGTCGGCAGTAAGCGCTATACTACTGTTCCATGCAAGGCCGCCAGGCTGTTAACAGACCCCGGTTTCGCCGAACGAAGCCGCAAAATCCGGGATGATCGCCACGGCCCCACCAGCTGGATCTCCTTAACGGTAACGGAAGGTAAATTCCGGCAGGTACGGAAAATGACAGCTGCCGTGGGTTTCCCGACCTTACGCCTGGTGCGTGTAAGGGTGGGGGAGTATACTTTAAACAACCTGCCTGCCGGGGCAGTGGTGGAGGTGAACGGGTTTTGA